A region from the Triticum aestivum cultivar Chinese Spring chromosome 3D, IWGSC CS RefSeq v2.1, whole genome shotgun sequence genome encodes:
- the LOC123079490 gene encoding calcium-dependent protein kinase 2 — protein sequence MGNCCAGSGDAEPAAAADPSTRRAGASVQAGGASPSSAPAQNKPPAAIGPVLGRPMEDVRSIYTVGKELGRGQFGVTSLCTHKATGQKFACKTIAKRKLSTKEDVEDVRREVQIMYHLAGQPNIVELKGAYEDKQSVHLVMELCAGGELFDRIIAKGKYTERAAASLLRTIVEIIHTCHSLGVIHRDLKPENFLLLSKEEDAPLKATDFGLSVFYKQGEVFKDIVGSAYYIAPEVLKRNYGPEADIWSVGVIVYILLCGVPPFWAESEHGIFNSILRGQIDFSSDPWPRISPGAKDLVRKMLNSDPKKRISAYDVLNHPWIKEDGEAPDTPLDNAVMNRLKQFKAMNQFKKAALRVIAGCLSEEEIRGLKEMFKSMDSDNSGTITVDELRKGLGKQGTKLTEAEVEQLMEAADADGSGTIDYDEFITATMHMNRMDREEHLYTAFQYFDKDNSGYISKEELEQALREKGLLDGRDMNEIVSEVDADNDGRIDYSEFVAMMRKGAPEGANPKKRRDVML from the exons ATGGGCAACTGCTGCGCGGGATCCGGGGAtgcggagcccgccgccgccgccgacccctccACGCGCCGCGCCGGCGCCTCCGTGCAGGCCGGCGGCGCCTCGCCCTCCTCCGCGCCCGCCCAGAACAAGCCGCCGGCCGCCATCGGCCCCGTGCTCGGCCGCCCCATGGAGGACGTGCGCAGCATCTACACCGTCGGTAAGGAGCTCGGCCGCGGCCAGTTCGGGGTCACCAGCCTCTGCACGCACAAGGCCACGGGCCAGAAGTTCGCCTGCAAGACCATCGCCAAGCGCAAGCTGTCCACCAAGGAGGACGTGGAGGACGTGCGGCGCGAGGTGCAGATCATGTACCACCTCGCGGGGCAGCCCAACATCGTGGAGCTCAAGGGCGCCTACGAGGACAAGCAGTCCGTGCACCTCGTCATGGAGCTctgcgccggcggcgagctcttcgaCCGGATCATCGCCAAGGGCAAGTACACGGAGCGCGCCGCCGCATCCCTGCTCCGCACCATCGTCGAGATCATCCACACCTGCCACTCCCTCGGCGTCATCCACCGCGACCTCAAGCCCGAGAACTTCCTCCTGCTCAGCAAGGAGGAGGACGCGCCGCTCAAGGCCACCGACTTCGGGCTATCCGTCTTCTACAAGCAAG GGGAGGTGTTCAAGGACATCGTGGGCAGCGCCTACTACATCGCGCCGGAGGTCCTGAAGCGGAACTACGGGCCGGAGGCGGACATATGGAGCGTCGGCGTCATCGTCTACATCCTTCTCTGCGGTGTCCCTCCCTTCTGGGCAG AATCGGAGCACGGCATCTTCAATTCCATCCTGAGGGGGCAGATCGACTTCAGCAGCGACCCATGGCCACGCATTTCGCCCGGCGCCAAGGACCTCGTCAGAAAGATGCTCAACTCTGACCCCAAGAAAAGGATATCAGCCTACGACGTCCTCA ACCATCCTTGGATCAAGGAAGACGGAGAGGCGCCTGACACGCCGCTGGACAACGCCGTCATGAACAGGCTCAAGCAGTTCAAGGCTATGAACCAGTTCAAGAAAGCTGCGCTAAGG GTCATCGCCGGATGCCTGTCGGAGGAAGAGATCAGGGGTCTCAAGGAGATGTTCAAGAGCATGGACTCGGACAACAGCGGCACCATCACCGTCGACGAGCTCCGGAAGGGTCTGGGAAAACAGGGGACCAAGCTCACGGAGGCCGAAGTGGAGCAGCTCATGGAAGCC GCCGACGCCGACGGGAGCGGGACGATCGACTACGACGAGTTCATCACGGCGACGATGCACATGAACAGGATGGACCGGGAAGAGCACCTCTACACCGCCTTCCAGTACTTCGACAAGGACAACAGCGG CTACATTTCCAAGGAGGAGCTCGAGCAGGCCCTTCGGGAGAAGGGGCTCCTGGACGGCAGAGACATGAATGAAATCGTGTCGGAAGTCGACGCCGACAAC GACGGGAGGATCGACTACAGCGAGTTCGTGGCGATGATGAGGAAAGGGGCCCCCGAGGGGGCCAACCCCAAGAAACGGCGCGACGTCATGCTATAG